In Phragmites australis chromosome 17, lpPhrAust1.1, whole genome shotgun sequence, the following are encoded in one genomic region:
- the LOC133897524 gene encoding fasciclin-like arabinogalactan protein 1: MRRLRLADAILVLSLIPLAAAAGAAKAPAAPPAPPNVTAEMAKGGCKAFADLIAASPDAASTYQSAVEGGVTVFCPSDEAVKAFMPKYKNLTADGKAELLLFHAVPVHYSLGSLKSNNGPMNTLATDGAAKNYNFTLQNEGDVVTIKTAASAGAPARVKSTVLDRDPLAIYVIDAVVEPVELFKPAPAPAPAPAPAADAPKAGKAARHPAPAVADAPGPAAEDAPPEDQKKEAKKSAAPGAPCVRWFAATLAAVAVTSTLA, encoded by the coding sequence ATGCGCCGCCTCCGTCTCGCCGACGCCATCCTTGTCCTTTCTCTCATCCCCCTCGCGGCCGCCGCGGGCGCAGCCAAGGCGCCCGCGGCTCCGCCGGCACCGCCCAACGTGACGGCGGAGATGGCCAAGGGCGGGTGCAAGGCGTTCGCGGACCTGATCGCGGCGTCGCCCGATGCGGCGTCCACGTACCAGTCGGCCGTGGAGGGCGGCGTGACGGTGTTCTGCCCCTCCGACGAGGCCGTCAAGGCGTTCATGCCCAAATACAAGAATCTCACCGCCGACGGCAAGGCGGAGCTGCTCTTGTTCCACGCCGTGCCCGTGCACTACTCGCTGGGGAGCCTCAAGTCCAACAACGGGCCCATGAACACCCTCGCCACTGACGGCGCCGCCAAGAACTACAACTTCACGCTGCAGAACGAGGGCGACGTCGTCACCATCAAGACCGCCGCGTCCGCGGGCGCCCCCGCGCGGGTCAAATCCACGGTGCTGGACAGGGACCCCCTAGCCATCTACGTCATCGACGCCGTCGTTGAGCCGGTGGAGCTCTTCaagcccgcgcccgcgcccgcacCCGCGCCTGCCCCGGCGGCGGACGCGCCCAAGGCCGGCAAGGCGGCGCGCCACCCTGCGCCCGCTGTGGCGGACGCTCCCGGGCCTGCAGCGGAAGACGCTCCTCCGGAGGACCAGAAGAAGGAGGCCAAGAAGAGCGCCGCGCCCGGCGCGCCTTGTGTTCGATGGTTCGCCGCGACGCTGGCGGCCGTGGCTGTGACCTCCACATTGGCTTAA
- the LOC133896767 gene encoding uncharacterized protein LOC133896767, translated as MARAALVLGVLLLAAVAVAPFAAEAKKKKASEKAAEPPADAPAPAADAPAEGPGGPSAAPGPAEGIDGLSDDNDDSDDN; from the coding sequence ATGGCTCGCGCAGCGCTCGTCCTCGGGGTGCTCCTCCTCGCGGCCGTCGCCGTGGCGCCGTTCGCCGCGGAGGCGAAGAAGAAAAAGGCCtcggagaaggcggcggagccTCCCGCCGACGCGCCGGCACCGGCCGCTGACGCGCCCGCGGAGGGGCCCGGCGGGCCGTCCGCCGCCCCTGGCCCCGCCGAGGGCATCGACGGCCTCTCGGACGACAACGACGACTCCGACGATAACTGA